The proteins below are encoded in one region of Phaeodactylum tricornutum CCAP 1055/1 chromosome 3, complete sequence:
- a CDS encoding predicted protein — MPPSEVSAEQRNGEIWSTRVQKELLALTTDNANAEATEEVRVMLPSFCKTISHALDLADGICFVSFQIDIAKGDSVASISVKMDVSLPRTSHGKPDASKPTYPFVAPLATLQSGQASFPKGSTLKIGSHIPMDLDWTPSLHLTDAVLNVALKIKESILQDEPFHVALDPPTSAGPDVTSSARRLAAGFSKAFSPQTRKSSRKVKSKEKRTAAKKDKIPGEVRMGDEINLLEEPWVDAHGIYSCKAIRRPSFLEDAMAVALEKEEQEAFKSPTSMFRSFTQSARSVLEESFLMITNTHIIEVKASRINISTGKITLAIPIELMAKLKFRRQESVSLFFKPAPDDPLIYMCPDSGDVVHQIQSVLKRHGVKGKHTNAAAHRAINEALSLVQDIQTKELALKHDPTVDRVNDIMDLYRQAAERFEVAGDIRHEEVVTHMRKFLALPLTISILDGSFQRLDTGTPKSPVGKIPEGEVLERTPAQLDDDDLDVPGSTEKEKQSDKAFEENIDNLLKEAQADVENFRTGIESSNIDDALSEVDESGLSDVAADLDAMMKEADKELTALMNT, encoded by the coding sequence CAGAAAGAGCTTCTTGCTTTGACGACTGATAACGCTAATGCTGAAGCTACTGAAGAAGTACGGGTCATGCTACCGTCCTTTTGTAAAACGATCTCGCACGCGTTGGATCTTGCAGACGGAATCTGTTTTGTCTCTTTCCAGATAGACATCGCGAAAGGTGACAGCGTGGCGTCCATCTCCGTCAAAATGGACGTATCGTTGCCAAGAACGTCTCACGGTAAACCGGATGCCTCTAAACCTACATATCCTTTCGTCGCCCCCTTGGCAACACTCCAATCCGGTCAGGCATCATTTCCGAAAGGATCTACTTTAAAAATTGGCAGCCACATTCCTATGGACCTCGATTGGACTCCAAGTCTCCATCTAACGGATGCCGTTTTGAACGTTGCCCTAAAGATAAAGGAGAGCATTTTGCAAGACGAGCCTTTCCATGTCGCTCTCGATCCTCCCACATCCGCTGGGCCCGATGTCACTAGTAGTGCGAGACGACTCGCGGCTGGCTTTTCAAAAGCATTTTCGCCACAAACACGGAAATCTTCCAGAAAGGTGAAATCAAAAGAGAAGCGAACTGCGGCTAAGAAAGACAAGATTCCGGGTGAAGTACGGATGGGTGATGAAATTAACCTGCTTGAGGAACCATGGGTAGACGCACACGGAATCTACTCCTGCAAGGCAATTCGACGTCCTTCATTTTTGGAAGATGCCATGGCAGTTGCGCTGGAGAAAGAGGAACAAGAAGCATTTAAATCCCCTACTTCTATGTTTCGGTCGTTTACTCAGTCTGCGCGCAGCGTCCTGGAGGAATCCTTCCTCATGATTACAAATACACACATTATTGAAGTCAAGGCGAGTCGGATTAATATCTCTACCGGTAAAATCACGCTAGCAATCCCTATTGAACTCATGGCAAAACTCAAGTTCCGACGTCAAGAGTCGGTGAGCCTTTTCTTCAAACCCGCACCTGATGATCCTCTGATTTATATGTGTCCCGATTCTGGTGATGTAGTCCACCAGATCCAATCAGTTCTTAAGCGACACGGAGTCAAGGGCAAGCACACGAATGCTGCGGCGCACCGAGCAATCAATGAGGCTCTTTCGTTGGTGCAGGACATTCAAACCAAGGAACTTGCGCTGAAGCACGATCCTACAGTTGACCGTGTGAACGATATAATGGACTTGTACCGGCAAGCGGCAGAGCGATTCGAAGTGGCGGGTGATATTCGGCACGAAGAAGTAGTGACGCACATGCGCAAGTTCTTGGCCCTGCCACTGACGATCAGTATTTTAGATGGTAGTTTCCAACGATTAGATACCGGCACTCCAAAATCACCAGTCGGGAAGATACCAGAGGGCGAAGTCCTGGAACGAACACCGGCGCAATTGGATGATGACGATTTGGATGTACCAGGCTCAactgaaaaggaaaaacagaGCGACAAGGCTTTTGAAGAGAACATCGATAATCTATTGAAGGAAGCTCAAGCTGACGTGGAAAATTTCAGGACAGGCATCGAGAGTAGCAATATTGACGATGCTTTATCTGAGGTCGACGAATCCGGTCTTTCCGATGTAGCGGCTGATCTGGATGCGATGATGAAAGAGGCCGATAAGGAACTGACCGCTTTAATGAATACATAA
- a CDS encoding predicted protein, with product MPATECCKPISVFLVRHGERADELLKLKGIQVPREDKLDPFLSSRGYEQARDSLSILIECMNKEGTARKIGVFCSPMRRTCGSALMLSATDITSYPALEWGFRGSVDDNTIPVIVLNGLSTCATQVKKQGPINKLVQEGKIPCADCPANDGSLQGPMVMAARSMLRHQPVYDCSYLPYGWVQFCSIEAKTGIVAPMAPRMSTAKIDATMIPVVNATAENLRLQDLPTEQDSWRDSLNLGIQWADVEGCNTVIFLAHREAILGLLDICGQSMESSLVSTPHCCIGSFVAISTGEGKVRWQAHSVVDYNSFDVGMIPGAVE from the coding sequence ATGCCCGCCACAGAGTGTTGCAAGCCCATCTCCGTTTTTCtcgtccgccatggtgaGCGGGCTGACGAGCTTTTGAAATTGAAAGGCATTCAGGTACCCCGGGAAGATAAACTCGACCCATTTTTGTCTTCCCGTGGATATGAACAGGCACGAGACTCGCTTTCTATATTGATAGAATGTATGAACAAAGAAGGAACAGCTAGGAAGATTGGTGTATTTTGCTCACCGATGAGGCGTACTTGTGGATCGGCGCTGATGCTTTCGGCTACCGATATTACGAGCTATCCAGCACTCGAATGGGGATTTCGGGGATCGGTCGACGACAACACTATACCAGTCATCGTTCTGAATGGCCTAAGTACATGCGCGACGCAAGTGAAGAAGCAAGGACCGATCAATAAGCTTGTGCAGGAAGGAAAAATACCGTGTGCCGACTGTCCCGCTAATGACGGTTCGTTGCAAGGACCTATGGTAATGGCCGCCAGATCAATGCTGAGGCATCAGCCGGTATACGACTGCTCATATTTGCCTTATGGATGGGTACAGTTTTGTTCCATCGAAGCCAAGACAGGCATTGTTGCTCCCATGGCCCCAAGAATGTCGACCGCAAAAATAGATGCCACGATGATTCCGGTAGTGAACGCCACCGCTGAAAACTTAAGACTTCAAGATCTACCAACTGAACAGGATTCCTGGAGGGACTCTTTAAATTTAGGGATTCAATGGGCAGACGTTGAAGGATGCAATACTGTGATTTTCTTGGCTCATCGAGAGGCGATATTGGGACTTCTTGATATTTGTGGACAGAGCATGGAGTCATCTCTTGTTTCCACACCGCATTGCTGCATTGGAAGCTTTGTTGCCATTTCAACTGGGGAGGGAAAAGTCCGGTGGCAGGCGCATTCGGTAGTTGATTACAATTCGTTTGACGTTGGAATGATCCCTGGCGCCGTTGAATAA
- a CDS encoding predicted protein → MADAKSLFTLLESAAGYALFEVVAFEEIGGLLEDSMDTVTDLQRFSRAVKLKAFSPFESAAEALENANAVSEHAMTGTLHNFLEMNLPKVKKSSKTASYALGVMDPALATAISEGLGVSCRSDDTIREIARGCRAHLDTFVKGLEGGAAEKAQLGLGHSYSRSKIKFNPARSDNMIIQSIALLDQLDKDVNTFAMRIREWYSWHFPELKDIVKDNIMFARAAAFIQDKNSLFTNSASDSGEKIVGDEDLAKQVIASARTSMGMDCSPVDMINIVNFTTRMVKLAEFRKQLGMYLTEKMSIVAPNLSALIGDTVAARLISKAGSLTNLAKAPASTVQILGAEKALFRALKTKGNTPKYGLIYHSTFIGRADAKNKGRISRYLANKCSIATRIDSFSDEPSRLYGEKLRDQVEERLKFYETGQAPRRNLDVMEEVSRELRAAKGEEDDNVEMEDISKKDKKKKAKKEKKSRKSSDAIEVDEELKRSAKKAKKEAASSEKKKKKKKSKSGDSD, encoded by the exons ATGGCGGACGCAAAATCTCTTTTTACTCTGTTGGAAAGTGCAGCAGGATATGCTTTGTTCGAGGTAGTCGCATTTGAAGAGATTGGCGGCTTGTTGGAAGACTCTATGGACACCGTCACCGATTTGCAACGCTTTAGCCGCGCAGTGAAACTTAAGGCGTTCAGTCCATTTGAAAGCGCCGCCGAAGCCTTGGAGAACGCAAATGCTGTTTCGGAACACGCCATGACAGGAACACTTCACAATTTTTTAGAGATGAACCTCCCTAAGGTCAAAAAATCCAGCAAGACGGCTTCATACGCACTTGGAGTCATGGATCCGGCCTTGGCCACGGCTATTTCTGAGGGTCTTGGTGTTTCATGCCGTTCTGATGATACGATTCGAGAAATTGCCAGAGGCTGTCGAGCGCATTTGGATACTTTTGTCAAAGGTCTCGAAGGCGGCGCAGCTGAAAAAGCCCAGTTGGGGCTTGGCCATTCCTATTCGCGTAGCAAGATCAAGTTTAATCCAGCTCGTTCCGATAATATGATCATTCAGTCGATCGCTTTGTTGGATCAGCTGGATAAGGATGTCAACACCTTTGCGATGCGCATTCGTGAATGGTATTCCTGGCATTTTCCAGAGCTGAAAGACATTGTGAAGGATAACATTATGTTTGCCAGAGCAGCAGCGTTCATTCAAGACAAGAACTCCCTTTTTACAAACAGCGCTTCTGATTCCGGAGAAA AAATTGTTGGGGATGAGGACCTTGCCAAACAGGTCATCGCTTCCGCGCGTACGAGTATGGGAATGGACTGTAGTCCGGTCGATATGATCAACATTGTTAACTTTACGACTCGCATGGTAAAGTTAGCGGAATTCCGGAAACAATTGGGCATGTACCTAACGGAAAAGATGTCCATTGTCGCGCCGAATTTGTCGGCACTAATTGGAGACACTGTTGCAGCTAGACTTATCAGCAAG GCTGGTTCGCTGACAAACCTCGCCAAGGCTCCTGCGAGTACAGTGCAGATTCTCGGAGCTGAGAAGGCTCTCTTCCGGGCCCTCAAAACCAAGGGTAATACACCCAAGTACGGCTTAATTTATCATTCTACTTTCATAGGACGCGCCGACGCAAAAAACAAGGGCCGCATATCTCGCTATTTGGCTAATAAATGTTCGATCGCTACACGGATCGATTCTTTCTCGGACGAGCCTAGTCGCTTATATGGAGAAAAGCTTCGAGACCAAGTCGAGGAGCGGCTGAAGTTCTACGAGACGGGCCAAGCACCAAGACGCAATTTGGATGTTATGGAGGAAGTGAGCCGGGAGCTCAGAGCCGCCAAGGgagaagaagacgacaatGTTGAGATGGAGGATATCTCGAAGAaggacaagaagaaaaaagcgaagaaagaaaagaaaagccgGAAGTCCAGTGATGCTATTGAAGTTGATGAAGAACTCAAACGGTCAGcgaaaaaggcgaaaaaggaagcagcttcatcggaaaagaagaaaaagaaaaagaaatctaAAAGCGGAGATTCTGATTAG
- a CDS encoding predicted protein, whose amino-acid sequence MLLWIHALLLVLLSLSASYKQVLVRGQALDTRPQTCAEWTGAECAWEPNLQAMNADFGRFNETFYAYVVPDVATFYNKTPGSLQPTMSTFKGMFGKFTNLSPDTIRVSWISGKKNDAPVYISDVSPFDSAGTATYVGHQFIVTDRKSNTLLTKWTMVQGNSLYFYDPFDFDIRKALKALTAEQLPLYNMQLQNKMFAEQYKTFTGTDWLALYRQKFAPRFHMWRADAIGQTYTIETNEIHFVDFPDEAELARGTSIYGPRPDERDRMRRLRARDPTMNMTMTVLSCVPRVFEVKDFLSDMEVEHLLNIASKRKLKRSTMHAGGSSEATTNDDTRTSTNDWIPRHQDLITDTIYRRAADLLQMDEALLRWRRKSEIPEFTESHISISERLQLVNYQVGQQYTPHHDFTMPGLVNMQPSRFATLLFYLNDDMDGGETAFPRWLHADEEGGSLKVKPEKGKAILFYNLLPDGNYDERSEHAALPVRRGEKWLTNLVRASRALEVDPLSGSQ is encoded by the coding sequence ATGCTTTTGTGGATTCACGCACTTTTATTGGtccttctttctttgtcagCTTCTTACAAACAGGTTTTGGTAAGGGGTCAAGCTCTCGACACTAGACCACAAACATGTGCGGAGTGGACAGGTGCCGAATGCGCTTGGGAACCCAATCTCCAGGCCATGAATGCGGACTTTGGGCGTTTCAATGAGACCTTCTACGCTTATGTTGTTCCTGATGTCGCTACCTTTTACAATAAGACACCAGGAAGTCTACAACCGACGATGTCCACATTCAAAGGGATGTTTGGAAAGTTCACAAACCTCTCACCAGACACTATCCGCGTTTCTTGGATTTCTGGCAAAAAAAATGATGCGCCCGTGTACATTTCCGACGTTTCTCCCTTCGATTCTGCAGGAACCGCAACCTATGTGGGTCACCAGTTTATAGTAACGGATCGCAAGTCAAACACTCTATTAACAAAGTGGACGATGGTGCAAGGAAATTCGCTGTACTTCTACGACCCTTTTGATTTTGATATTCGGAAAGCTCTGAAGGCGCTGACTGCGGAACAGTTACCGTTGTATAATATGCAGCTCCAAAACAAAATGTTCGCGGAGCAGTACAAGACTTTTACGGGAACTGACTGGTTGGCTTTGTACAGACAAAAGTTCGCCCCCCGATTTCACATGTGGCGAGCCGATGCGATCGGACAAACGTATACAAtcgaaacgaacgaaatACATTTCGTCGATTTCCCAGATGAGGCCGAGTTAGCCAGGGGAACTTCGATATATGGTCCTCGCCCAGATGAGCGGGACCGAATGCGTCGTCTGCGAGCTCGGGATCCGACCATGAATATGACCATGACAGTCTTATCGTGTGTCCCACGTGTGTTTGAAGTCAAGGATTTCTTGTCAGATATGGAAGTAGAGCACCTACTTAATATTGCGTCCAAAAGAAAGCTAAAACGATCAACAATGCATGCAGGTGGATCCTCAGAAGCTAccaccaacgacgacacTCGTACTTCAACAAACGATTGGATTCCACGGCACCAGGATCTGATAACAGATACCATATACCGTCGCGCAGCCGATTTGCTTCAAATGGATGAAGCTTTACTACGTTGGCGACGCAAGTCAGAAATCCCAGAGTTTACCGAATCACATATTAGCATCTCAGAACGACTGCAGCTCGTCAACTATCAAGTCGGCCAGCAATATACGCCACATCATGATTTTACAATGCCGGGTTTGGTCAATATGCAGCCTTCGCGATTTGCCACACTTTTGTTCTATCTCAATGACGATATGGATGGCGGGGAAACTGCTTTTCCGCGATGGCTTCATGCGGATGAAGAAGGCGGATCACTTAAGGTGAAGCCGGAAAAGGGTAAAGCAATTCTTTTCTACAATCTGTTACCAGACGGAAACTACGACGAGAGAAGTGAACATGCAGCACTCCCAGTGCGTAGAGGGGAAAAATGGCTCACTAATTTGGTACGTGCTTCTCGAGCGCTGGAAGTTGATCCGCTTTCTGGCTCACAATAA
- a CDS encoding predicted protein, whose product MRPSEVVHELDRHIVGQHDAKRAVAIAMRNRWRRQQLPEDLRKEVTPRNVLLVGPTGVGKTEVMRRMAKLNDAPFLKVEATKFTEVGYHGRDVDQIIRDLMDVSMQLTRKVWTEKLRSQARAMVEDRILDLLTGPAQQGKGGTGDARGRDSFRDMLRQGMLDDQEIEVEVPQGDRNPDVGAGGGDGTSPNIVAMSDLWQRMSGAQGGKKTPSERKKLPISEAREVILEVELEKLLENVDMKKEAIQAVEESGIVFIDEIDKICSARDSFSTRSADASAEGVQRDLLPLIEGTTINTKYGNVNTDYILFVAAGAFHSVKPSDLLPELQGRLPIRVELKGLTEDDLYRILTEPVANLVRQQVELIGSEGVSLEFDDDAVREIARMAALLNRTIENIGARRLHTVMERIMEELSFEAAELDKGAILRVDKALVQTRLEESTKKSDLSKYIL is encoded by the exons ATGCGTCCGTCCGAGGTCGTGCACGAATTGGATCGCCACATTGTTGGGCAGCACGACGCTAAACGGGCGGTCGCCATTGCGATGCGGAATCGCTGGCGTCGTCAGCAGCTACCGGAGGATCTGCGCAAAGAAGTGACGCCGCGCAATGTACTCTTAGTGGGACCGACAGGTGTAGGAAAGACTGAAGTTATGCGTCGAATGGCGAAATTGAACGATGCTCCCTTTC TCAAGGTCGAGGCCACTAAATTTACGGAAGTTGGTTACCATGGACGTGACGTTGATCAGATTATCCGTGATCTTATGGATGTATCCATGCAGCTTACGCGGAAAGTGTGGACAGAAAAGCTTCGATCTCAAGCTCGCGCCATGGTTGAAGACCGAATTCTGGATCTACTGACGGGCCCTGCgcaacaaggaaaaggtGGTACGGGTGATGCTCGTGGCAGAGATTCGTTCCGGGATATGCTCCGACAGGGCATGCTCGATGACCAAGAAATTGAGGTCGAAGTACCGCAGGGAGACCGCAACCCCGACGTGGGTGCTGGGGGCGGAGATGGGACAAGTCCGAACATCGTAGCGATGTCCGATCTGTGGCAGCGCATGTCAGGTGCGCAAGGAGGAAAGAAAACGCCTTCTGAACGAAAGAAACTACCGATTTCGGAAGCACGGGAAGTTATTCTCGAAGTCGAGTTGGAAAAGCTCTTGGAAAATGTGGACATGAAGAAAGAAGCGATACAGGCTGTTGAGGAAAGCGGCATTGTCTTCATCGATGAAATCGATAAAATCTGCTCTGCGCGTGACTCATTCAGCACTCGTAGTGCCGATGCTTCGGCAGAAGGAGTTCAGCGGGATCTGCTTCCTCTGATCGAAGGAACGACAATCAATACGAAGTACGGCAACGTCAATACCGATTATATTTTGTTCGTAGCCGCAGGTGCGTTCCATTCCGTAAAGCCAAGCGATTTGCTCCCAGAGCTGCAAGGGCGTTTGCCAATTCGTGTGGAGCTAAAAGGACTGACAGAAGATGACCTGTATCGCATTCTTACCGAGCCTGTGGCGAATCTGGTCCGGCAACAAGTTGAGCTTATTGGGTCGGAAGGTGTTTCACTGGAatttgacgacgacgctgTTCGCGAGATAGCCCGCATGGCTGCCTTACTCAACAGAACTATTGAGAATATTGGGGCGAGAAGACTTCACACCGTTATGGAGCGCATAATGGAAGAACTGAGCTTCGAAGCGGCCGAATTAGATAAGGGTGCCATTCTCCGGGTAGACAAGGCATTGGTACAGACGCGATTGGAAGAATCAACGAAGAAGAGCGACCTTTCAAAATATATCTTGTAA
- a CDS encoding predicted protein, with protein sequence MKQKEECHWTTDAGDMISSDQWRRYGEAKRRDLVANDEAEGGTSFHLHKKCRILRYFQLAERVMAQFRDMCEDSESDLEDTYVMGHRLVAFLGKALPKHPEFAFQAVRPLRLRAHQELTWIQGRIEELALKIDEEELNKFICDDFVPDGDSSVSSEETDTAGQWERFGSVFDPFDLSSDESMPHGTDTDTSSFSQSLDVNPPTQDFRPESDRDILINDARQESLFLPFGEDESISIGQMYSDSDEDGYAAPTSNCLNNRILDTSFLETIAREDVRYESDSEATDSWAQDGDSGVSGASSGTAETCDPARIAYRELLKRIPKSLLHGDAPPPIPVNVPTGGAPRMNLTTDWGSFDFASVRQARHVGSVSL encoded by the exons ATGAAGCAGAAGGAAGAGTGTCACTGGACCACCGATGCAGGCGATATGATTTCAAGTGACCAATGGCGTCGATATGGCGAGGCAAAACGTAGAGATCTCGTCGCCAACGATGAAGCAGAAGGAGGGACATCCTTCCATTTGCATAAAAAATGTCGTATTCTACGATACTTTCAACTGGCTGAACGG GTGATGGCTCAGTTTCGGGACATGTGTGAAGATTCTGAATCTGATTTAGAAGATACCTACGTGATGGGACATCGTCTCGTGGCTTTTCTAGGGAAAGCTCTGCCAAAACATCCCGAATTTGCCTTTCAAGCCGTCCGTCCGTTACGACTCCGGGCTCACCAGGAGTTGACATGGATTCAAGGTCGCATAGAAGAGCTAGCCCTCAAAATcgatgaagaagaactgAACAAATTCATTTGTGATGATTTCGTCCCCGATGGTGACTCCTCGGTGTCGTCTGAAGAAACTGATACTGCAGGACAGTGGGAAAGATTTGGGTCGGTCTTTGACCCGTTCGATCTATCTTCAGACGAAAGCATGCCACACGGTACCGACACAGATACTTCCAGTTTTTCGCAAAGTCTAGATGTCAACCCTCCTACTCAGGATTTCAGACCGGAATCTGACCGCGACATTTTGATTAATGACGCTAGGCAGGAGAGTCTTTTTCTCCCTTTCGGGGAAGACGAGTCAATATCCATTGGTCAGATGTATTCGGACAGTGACGAAGATGGTTATGCTGCGCCTACGTCCAATTGTCTTAATAATCGGATCCTGGATaccagctttttggaaacaattgCCCGTGAAGATGTTCGTTATGAAAGTGATTCCGAGGCAACCGACAGTTGGGCGCAAGATGGTGACAGCGGAGTCTCAGGGGCAAGCTCGGGGACTGCCGAAACGTGTGACCCCGCTCGAATTGCTTATCGGGAGCTCTTGAAGCGTATCCCAAAATCTCTTCTTCACGGAGACGCCCCTCCGCCCATTCCGGTTAACGTTCCAACTGGAGGAGCTCCAAGAATGAATCTCACAACCGACTGGGGGTCGTTTGACTTTGCGTCTGTTCGTCAAGCACGACATGTGGGGTCTGTATCCCTGTAA
- a CDS encoding predicted protein gives MVHVPDQLVWELIKKQSCFLKKKNGNTKRSGSISFSVEKGNLKSLNLLKYNGLANSKTIDVVCTSENRAQLVTKSASKADNSPSKTFATNNINKDFRRAENVILKQTTDVYYRRDLKAAALGKYTKVYQANRRAKGISKPVPCKKGRGTLSD, from the coding sequence ATGGTTCATGTTCCGGATCAACTCGTTTGGGAGCTTATCAAGAAGCAATCTTGCTTTCTCAAGAAGAAGAATGGAAACACAAAGCGTAGTGGATCTATTTCGTTCAGTGTTGAAAAGGGCAACTTGAAGTCTCTGAACCTTTTGAAGTACAACGGATTGGCGAACAGTAAGACCATCGATGTTGTCTGTACTAGTGAGAACCGAGCACAACTCGTCACAAAGAGTGCGTCCAAGGCCGACAATTCTCCGTCCAAGACTTTTGCTACCAACAATATCAACAAGGACTTTCGTCGGGCGGAGAACGTTATCTTGAAACAAACAACGGATGTCTACTACCGACGTGACCTTAAGGCCGCTGCCCTCGGAAAGTACACCAAGGTGTATCAGGCGAACCGACGTGCCAAGGGAATATCTAAGCCAGTTCCATGCAAGAAAGGACGGGGTACCTTGTCGGATTAA
- a CDS encoding predicted protein: protein MGAYKYMEELWRHKQSDALRFLLRVRAWEYRQRPNILTCNRPARTEKAHRLGYKAKQGYVIVRAGVRRGGRKRQNHRGMVFGKPKHQGINQLKFERNLQNVAEEKVGRRYANLRVLNSYWVNQDATMKYYEVILVDPNHPKIRNDPRANWIVNPVHKHREMRGLTSAGRKGRGLRKKGHRANGIKGGSYRAAWLRRNTMRLKRYR from the exons ATGGGAGCGTACAAGTACATGGAAGAGCTGTGGCGCCACAAGCAGTCCGATGCCCTCCGATTTTTGCTGCGAGTTCGTGCTTGGGAATACCGCCAACGCCCCAACATTTTGACGTGCAACCGTCCCGCCCGAACCGAGAAGGCCCATCGGCTTGGCTACAAGGCCAAGCAGGGATACGTGATTGTCCGTGCCGGTGTCCGGCGTGGAGGCCGCAAGCGCCAAAATCATCGCGGTATGGTGTTCGGAAAGCCCAA GCACCAGGGTATTAACCAGCTGAAGTTTGAGCGTAACTTGCAGAATGTGGCCGAAGAAAAGGTTGGACGCCGTTATGCCAACTTGCGCGTTTTGAATTCTTATTGGGTGAATCAAGACGCAACCATGAAGTACTACGAAGTCATTCTCGTCGATCCGAATCACCCCAAAATCCGTAATGATCCCAGGGCTAACTGGATTGTCAATCCCGTACACAAGCACCGCGAAATGCGTGGTCTCACTTCGGCTGGACGCAAGGGTCGTGGTCTCCGCAAGAAGGGACACCGCGCCAATGGCATCAAAGGAGGATCATACCGTGCTGCCTGGCTCCGTCGCAACACAATGCGCCTCAAGCGTTACCGTTAA